Proteins from one Deinococcus actinosclerus genomic window:
- a CDS encoding sensor histidine kinase — translation MSSGSSVIVPARPGRSRRLRTTMRGQFTLVIFLMAFVPNLVMTVMARPALPSGAIIAWMVLVGAACVLVGFFLSGALLTPVSRLRREVMSGRFGEVHPDDPNEILALRAAFSALLERLRTEQARRNAFMATLVHDLKTPLIATGHLTKIITTLPVPDAERRMMGEQIQAETTRLLALVQQMADAHRFEQEDVQVRLAPTDLRAVLDEVAAGITTQAQERGVRVRVAGHGVAAADAPILERAVTNLAVNALRYAHTQVTLEVTASGVSVSDDGPGLPAPLDELAQPFNAQPTTIAGQQYTSGTAGLGLFIVRRIAQAHGGDLHYDRVPARPPDGPDPPDPPLTGPALPTLTRFALSLPEVQP, via the coding sequence ATGAGCTCCGGATCAAGTGTGATCGTGCCAGCGCGGCCCGGCCGGAGCCGCCGCCTGCGCACGACCATGCGCGGTCAGTTCACGCTGGTCATCTTCCTGATGGCGTTCGTGCCCAACCTGGTGATGACCGTCATGGCCCGCCCGGCGCTGCCCAGCGGCGCCATCATCGCCTGGATGGTGCTGGTGGGCGCCGCGTGCGTCCTGGTGGGCTTCTTCCTGAGCGGGGCGCTGCTGACGCCGGTCAGCCGCCTGCGCCGCGAGGTCATGAGCGGCCGCTTCGGCGAGGTGCATCCGGACGATCCGAACGAGATCCTGGCGCTGCGCGCGGCGTTCTCCGCGCTGCTCGAACGGCTCCGGACCGAGCAGGCGCGGCGCAACGCCTTCATGGCGACCCTGGTGCACGACCTGAAGACGCCGCTGATCGCCACCGGGCACCTGACCAAGATCATCACGACCCTGCCCGTCCCGGACGCCGAGCGCCGCATGATGGGCGAGCAGATCCAGGCCGAGACCACGCGCCTGCTGGCCCTGGTGCAGCAGATGGCCGACGCGCACCGCTTCGAGCAGGAGGACGTGCAGGTGCGTCTGGCCCCCACCGACCTGCGCGCCGTGCTGGACGAGGTCGCGGCGGGCATCACCACGCAGGCGCAGGAGCGGGGCGTGCGGGTGCGCGTCGCCGGACACGGGGTCGCGGCGGCTGACGCGCCCATCCTGGAACGCGCCGTCACGAACCTGGCCGTGAACGCCCTGCGCTACGCCCACACGCAGGTGACGCTGGAGGTCACGGCTTCCGGCGTCAGCGTCAGCGACGACGGTCCCGGCCTGCCGGCCCCGCTGGACGAGCTGGCGCAGCCCTTCAACGCGCAGCCCACCACCATCGCCGGTCAGCAGTACACGTCCGGCACCGCCGGGCTGGGCCTGTTCATCGTGCGCCGCATCGCGCAGGCGCACGGCGGCGACCTCCACTACGACCGCGTGCCTGCGCGTCCCCCTGACGGACCCGACCCACCGGATCCGCCCCTGACCGGCCCGGCCCTGCCCACCCTGACCCGCTTCGCTCTGTCCCTCCCGGAGGTTCAACCATGA
- a CDS encoding response regulator yields MRLVIADDHPLFRMGLKYALIHQGFDVVAEASDGLAALEACRALQPDAALLDVKMPGMTGIEVCERLRQSNPRLVSVLITTFAEPAIVQAARAAGARGYVSKETDPESLARQLRDIVANPDIDRLPHVDVPRLTPRESEVLPLLAQGYSNKEIAKNLGVSPDTVKDHLARLYAKLDAGDRTEAVSRARSIGLLH; encoded by the coding sequence ATGAGACTAGTCATCGCCGACGATCACCCCCTCTTCCGCATGGGCCTGAAGTACGCCCTGATTCACCAGGGGTTCGACGTGGTCGCCGAGGCCAGCGACGGCCTGGCCGCGCTGGAGGCCTGCCGGGCCCTGCAACCCGACGCGGCGCTGCTGGACGTGAAGATGCCCGGGATGACCGGCATCGAGGTGTGCGAGCGGCTGCGCCAGAGTAACCCGCGCCTGGTCAGCGTGCTGATCACGACCTTCGCGGAGCCCGCCATCGTGCAGGCCGCCCGGGCCGCCGGGGCGCGCGGTTACGTGAGCAAGGAGACGGACCCCGAGAGCCTCGCGCGTCAGCTGCGCGACATCGTGGCGAACCCCGATATCGACCGCCTGCCGCACGTGGACGTGCCCCGCCTGACCCCCCGCGAGTCCGAGGTGCTGCCCCTGCTGGCGCAGGGCTACAGCAACAAGGAGATCGCGAAGAACCTGGGCGTCAGCCCCGACACGGTCAAGGATCACCTCGCGCGCCTGTACGCGAAGCTGGACGCCGGGGACCGCACCGAGGCGGTCAGCCGCGCCCGCTCCATCGGCCTGCTGCACTGA
- a CDS encoding pyridoxal phosphate-dependent aminotransferase, with the protein MSGPFLLSERALSLKPSATVAVTSRALELRRQGVDVISMSVGEPDFDTPAHVKAAATAAIESGKTKYTAVNGIPELREAISAKFARENGLTYAPDCVTVTSGGKQALFNAFFALLNPGDEVLIPAPYWVSYPEMVALTGAVPVAVPTTPESGFLLDPEALEARVTPRTRMIVLNSPGNPTGAVFPPEVLRAVAAVAQRHNLVIVTDEMYEHLVYDAEQVSIGTFAPEHTLTINGASKAYAMTGWRIGYAGGPKGVIAAMNALQSQSTSNASSVSQYATLAALSDQAHTAAFVDMARAAYRERRDRIVAGLNALGLRTPTPQGAFYVMADTTPIHLDELEAARRILDDARVAVVPGTDFAAPGQVRLSYATSMANIEEVLRRIGGLLSA; encoded by the coding sequence ATGAGTGGCCCTTTTCTGCTGTCCGAGCGTGCCCTGAGCCTCAAGCCTTCCGCGACGGTCGCGGTAACCAGCCGTGCGCTGGAGCTGCGGCGGCAGGGGGTGGACGTGATCAGCATGAGCGTGGGCGAGCCGGATTTCGATACGCCGGCGCACGTGAAGGCGGCGGCCACCGCGGCCATCGAGAGCGGCAAGACGAAGTACACGGCCGTGAACGGCATTCCGGAGCTGCGTGAGGCGATCAGCGCGAAGTTCGCCCGGGAGAACGGCCTGACCTACGCGCCGGACTGCGTGACGGTCACGAGCGGCGGGAAGCAGGCGCTGTTCAACGCGTTCTTCGCGCTGCTGAACCCGGGGGATGAGGTGCTGATCCCGGCGCCGTACTGGGTGAGCTACCCGGAGATGGTGGCGCTGACGGGCGCGGTGCCGGTGGCGGTGCCGACCACCCCGGAGTCGGGCTTCCTGCTCGACCCGGAGGCGCTGGAGGCGCGCGTGACGCCCCGGACGCGGATGATCGTGCTGAACAGCCCCGGGAACCCGACGGGCGCGGTCTTCCCGCCGGAGGTGCTGCGCGCGGTGGCGGCGGTGGCGCAGCGGCACAACCTCGTGATCGTGACGGACGAGATGTACGAGCATCTGGTGTACGACGCCGAGCAGGTCAGCATCGGCACCTTCGCGCCCGAGCACACGCTGACGATCAACGGGGCCAGCAAGGCGTACGCGATGACCGGGTGGCGCATCGGGTACGCGGGCGGCCCGAAAGGCGTGATCGCGGCGATGAACGCCCTGCAGTCGCAGAGCACGAGCAACGCGAGCAGCGTGTCGCAGTACGCGACGCTGGCGGCCCTGTCGGATCAGGCGCACACGGCGGCGTTCGTGGACATGGCCCGCGCGGCGTACCGCGAGCGGCGTGACCGGATCGTCGCGGGGCTGAACGCGCTGGGGCTGCGCACGCCCACGCCGCAGGGCGCGTTCTACGTGATGGCGGATACGACCCCCATCCACCTCGACGAGCTGGAGGCGGCGCGGCGCATCCTGGACGACGCGCGGGTGGCGGTCGTGCCGGGGACGGATTTTGCCGCGCCGGGGCAGGTCCGCCTGAGTTACGCCACGAGCATGGCGAACATCGAGGAGGTGCTGCGCCGCATCGGCGGCCTGCTGAGCGCCTGA
- a CDS encoding ATP-binding cassette domain-containing protein, translating into MTDRAFIEVRGAREHNLNNVSLDIPKRQLTVFTGVSGSGKSSLVFDTLAAEAQRQLNETFTAFVQGFLPHYGQPDVDRVANLNAPVVINQKRVGGGARSTVGTYTDIAAPLRVLFSRAGQPSAGPAFAYSFNTPQGMCPECEGIGRTTQLDLDRLLDRSLSLNGGAIQHPDFRPGKWLWKTYALSGLFDPDRPVQAYSEHDLHLLLHGRDLKVSLGEINMTYEGLVDRFERMYLKKDAAAMSDRGRAVFEQFVTGRTCPVCHGARLNAAALASRIEGRTIAELADLEATELLDFLRGLSDPAAARVAGHLAQRLSHLVEIGLGYLSLSRETATLSGGEGQRLKLVRHLGNSLTDMLYILDEPSVGLHARDVSRLTGLLGALRDKGNTVLVVEHDPDVILAADHVVDLGPGAGVRGGEVVFQGPVAALLAADTLTGRHLGQPLPLRAQVRAPTGWLRVAGARRHNLKDVTVDIPTGVLTVVTGVAGSGKSTLIHDVFLPLHPDAVVVDQSRVTTNSRSAPATYTGIMDPIRKAFAKASGQSPSLFSFNSEGSCPNCAGLGVVYTDLAFMEGVSTVCEVCEGQRFRPEVLRHQLRGQSISDVLNMTAGDALAFFTKKPVRTVLQAMTDVGLGYLTLGQPLSTVSGGEAQRLKLATELHKKGSVYVMDEPTTGLHLSDIGLLLGIVGRLVDGGNTVILIEHQLDVIRQADWLIDLGPEGGRAGGEVLYSGPPAGLRGVARSVTARYL; encoded by the coding sequence ATGACCGACCGGGCTTTCATTGAGGTGCGCGGCGCGCGCGAACACAACCTGAACAACGTCTCGCTGGACATTCCCAAACGGCAGCTGACCGTCTTCACGGGCGTGTCGGGCTCCGGGAAGTCGTCGCTGGTGTTTGACACGCTGGCCGCCGAGGCGCAGCGGCAGCTGAACGAGACCTTCACCGCCTTCGTGCAGGGGTTCCTGCCGCACTACGGGCAGCCGGACGTGGACCGCGTGGCGAACCTGAACGCCCCGGTGGTCATCAACCAGAAGCGGGTGGGGGGCGGGGCGCGCTCGACGGTGGGCACGTACACGGACATCGCCGCGCCGCTGCGGGTGCTGTTCTCCCGCGCGGGGCAGCCGTCGGCGGGCCCGGCGTTCGCGTACTCGTTCAACACGCCGCAGGGCATGTGCCCGGAGTGCGAGGGGATCGGCCGCACCACCCAGCTCGACCTGGACCGCCTGCTCGACCGCAGCCTCTCGCTGAACGGCGGGGCGATCCAGCACCCGGATTTCAGACCCGGCAAGTGGCTGTGGAAGACGTACGCGCTCAGTGGCCTGTTCGACCCCGACCGGCCCGTGCAGGCGTACAGCGAGCACGACCTGCACCTGCTGCTGCACGGCCGGGACCTGAAGGTGTCGCTGGGCGAGATCAACATGACCTATGAGGGACTGGTGGACCGCTTCGAGCGGATGTACCTGAAAAAGGACGCGGCCGCCATGTCCGACCGGGGCCGCGCGGTCTTTGAGCAGTTCGTGACGGGCCGCACCTGCCCGGTCTGCCATGGCGCGCGCCTGAACGCGGCGGCGCTGGCCTCGCGGATCGAGGGGCGCACCATCGCGGAGCTGGCGGATCTGGAGGCCACCGAGCTGCTGGACTTCCTGCGTGGCCTGAGCGACCCGGCGGCGGCGCGGGTGGCGGGGCACCTCGCGCAGCGGCTGTCGCACCTCGTGGAGATCGGGCTGGGTTACCTGAGCCTGAGCCGCGAGACGGCCACGCTGTCCGGCGGCGAGGGCCAGCGCCTGAAGCTGGTGCGGCACCTGGGCAACAGCCTCACCGACATGCTGTACATCCTGGACGAGCCCAGTGTGGGCCTGCACGCGCGGGACGTGTCGCGCCTGACCGGGCTGCTGGGCGCGCTGCGCGACAAGGGCAACACGGTGCTCGTCGTGGAGCACGACCCGGACGTGATCCTGGCAGCCGATCACGTCGTGGACCTGGGCCCCGGGGCGGGCGTGCGGGGCGGCGAGGTGGTGTTCCAGGGGCCCGTCGCCGCGCTGCTGGCGGCCGACACCCTGACCGGGCGGCACCTCGGGCAGCCGCTGCCGCTCAGGGCGCAGGTGCGCGCCCCGACCGGCTGGCTGCGCGTGGCGGGCGCGCGGCGGCACAACCTCAAGGACGTGACGGTGGACATCCCTACGGGCGTCCTGACGGTCGTGACCGGCGTGGCCGGGTCGGGCAAGAGCACCCTCATCCACGACGTGTTCCTGCCGCTGCATCCGGACGCCGTGGTCGTGGATCAGTCGCGCGTGACCACGAACAGCCGCTCGGCGCCCGCCACGTACACCGGGATCATGGACCCGATCCGCAAGGCCTTCGCGAAGGCCAGCGGGCAGAGCCCCTCACTGTTCAGCTTCAACTCGGAGGGCAGCTGCCCGAACTGCGCCGGGCTGGGCGTCGTGTACACGGACCTGGCCTTCATGGAGGGCGTCTCAACCGTGTGCGAGGTCTGTGAGGGCCAGCGCTTCCGCCCGGAGGTGCTGCGCCATCAGCTGCGCGGGCAGTCCATCAGCGACGTGCTGAACATGACCGCCGGGGACGCCCTGGCCTTCTTCACAAAAAAGCCCGTGCGGACCGTGTTGCAGGCCATGACGGACGTGGGCCTGGGCTACCTGACGCTGGGGCAGCCGCTGAGCACCGTCTCGGGCGGCGAGGCGCAGCGCCTGAAACTCGCGACCGAACTGCACAAGAAGGGCAGCGTGTACGTCATGGACGAACCCACCACGGGCCTGCACCTGAGCGATATCGGGCTGCTGCTGGGCATCGTCGGCCGGCTGGTGGACGGCGGGAACACCGTGATCCTGATCGAGCACCAGCTGGACGTGATCCGGCAGGCGGACTGGCTGATCGACCTGGGCCCGGAGGGCGGGCGCGCGGGCGGCGAGGTGCTGTACAGCGGCCCGCCCGCCGGACTGCGCGGCGTGGCGCGCTCGGTCACGGCGCGTTACCTCTGA
- a CDS encoding AIM24 family protein, with protein MTNMHPGSDGTYSLRDFIAQTAERDNPGEVFELESSKMLEVKVNGRIWSKLGAMVAYKGNLSFTREGMLEGGLMKALKRAVSQEMSPLAKIEGRGVAYLADQGKEVQILRLQGDALNVNGNDLLAFEDTVQYDITMQRRIAGMAAGGLFSVRVQGHGMVAILSHGKPLTLRVTPQEPIFTDPNATIAWSGNLQPQLRMDSSMRSMFGRGGGETYQMVFQGDGFVVVQPYEEFEAGMLGGDSHGGSVGRSLGDLFD; from the coding sequence ATGACGAATATGCACCCGGGCAGTGACGGCACCTACAGCCTCCGTGACTTCATCGCGCAGACCGCCGAGCGGGACAATCCCGGCGAAGTGTTCGAGCTCGAGAGCAGCAAGATGCTGGAAGTGAAGGTCAACGGCCGCATCTGGAGCAAGCTGGGCGCCATGGTCGCCTACAAGGGCAACCTCTCGTTCACGCGCGAGGGCATGCTCGAGGGCGGCCTGATGAAGGCCCTGAAGCGCGCTGTGTCGCAGGAGATGAGCCCCCTGGCGAAGATCGAGGGGCGCGGCGTGGCGTACCTCGCCGACCAGGGCAAGGAGGTGCAGATCCTGCGGCTTCAGGGCGACGCGCTGAACGTGAACGGCAACGACCTGCTGGCCTTCGAGGACACCGTGCAGTACGACATCACCATGCAGCGCCGCATCGCGGGCATGGCGGCGGGCGGGCTGTTCAGCGTGCGCGTGCAGGGGCACGGCATGGTCGCGATCCTCAGCCACGGCAAGCCGCTGACGCTGCGCGTGACGCCGCAGGAGCCGATCTTCACCGATCCGAACGCCACGATCGCCTGGAGCGGGAACCTGCAGCCGCAGCTGCGCATGGATTCCAGCATGCGCAGCATGTTCGGCCGGGGCGGCGGCGAGACGTACCAGATGGTCTTCCAGGGGGACGGCTTCGTGGTCGTGCAGCCGTACGAGGAGTTTGAGGCGGGCATGCTGGGCGGCGACAGCCACGGCGGCAGCGTCGGCAGGAGCCTGGGCGACCTGTTCGACTGA
- the murG gene encoding undecaprenyldiphospho-muramoylpentapeptide beta-N-acetylglucosaminyltransferase, whose amino-acid sequence MSLVVMATGGTGGHIYPAVATARELSRRGHEVLLLGQRGGMEERVSREQGLPFEGVDAGKLARSGQGRPDPRELLRAGQGVLQARSLLNRLKPGVVVGYGGFASLPGVLAAQSLGVPTVLHEQNARLGLTQRLAVRKARAVGTAYERVIGLDAQLATMVGMPVREERLPRAEALARLGLQEGPLTIFVMGGSQGSLFLNQTVPDVLRHAFGPEGLLPPPARGVVDLDFTGSAAGGVQVLHSTGPRWLAEVAPGVQDLEWYEAAGYVDAVAAWSVADLAITRAGTSTLAEAAFHGVPLVMVPLPESAENHQFHNAQAVAAAGAGLVVEQRSASEALGRAVLECASAGTRASMREAALGRAQTGAAGRFADLIERHLR is encoded by the coding sequence ATGAGTCTGGTTGTAATGGCGACGGGGGGCACGGGGGGGCACATCTATCCGGCGGTGGCGACGGCGCGGGAGCTGTCGCGGCGCGGGCACGAGGTGCTGCTGCTGGGGCAGCGGGGCGGCATGGAGGAGCGCGTCTCGCGCGAGCAGGGCCTGCCGTTCGAGGGCGTGGACGCCGGGAAGCTGGCGCGCAGCGGCCAGGGCCGCCCAGACCCGCGCGAGCTGCTGCGGGCCGGGCAGGGCGTGTTGCAGGCCCGCTCGCTGCTGAACCGGCTGAAGCCCGGCGTGGTCGTCGGGTACGGGGGCTTTGCGAGCCTGCCGGGCGTGCTGGCCGCGCAGAGCCTGGGGGTGCCGACCGTGCTGCACGAACAGAACGCCCGGCTGGGGCTGACGCAGCGGCTGGCGGTCCGTAAGGCGCGGGCAGTGGGCACGGCCTACGAGCGCGTGATCGGGCTGGACGCGCAGTTAGCGACCATGGTGGGCATGCCGGTGCGCGAGGAACGCCTGCCGCGCGCGGAGGCGCTCGCGCGGTTGGGGCTCCAGGAGGGGCCGCTGACGATCTTCGTGATGGGCGGGTCGCAGGGGTCGCTGTTCCTGAACCAGACGGTGCCGGACGTGCTGCGCCACGCCTTCGGGCCGGAGGGACTGCTGCCGCCCCCCGCGCGGGGCGTGGTGGACCTGGACTTCACGGGATCGGCGGCGGGTGGGGTGCAGGTGCTGCACTCGACCGGGCCGCGCTGGCTGGCGGAGGTCGCGCCGGGCGTGCAGGACCTGGAGTGGTATGAGGCGGCCGGGTACGTGGACGCCGTGGCGGCGTGGTCGGTGGCGGACCTCGCGATCACGCGGGCGGGGACCAGCACGCTGGCGGAGGCGGCGTTCCACGGGGTGCCGCTGGTCATGGTGCCGCTGCCCGAATCGGCCGAGAACCACCAGTTCCACAACGCGCAGGCGGTGGCGGCGGCGGGGGCGGGGCTCGTGGTGGAGCAGCGCAGCGCGTCAGAAGCGCTGGGGCGGGCGGTGTTAGAGTGTGCCTCAGCGGGGACGCGCGCCTCGATGAGAGAGGCGGCGCTCGGACGGGCCCAGACGGGTGCGGCGGGGCGTTTCGCGGACCTGATCGAACGGCACCTGCGTTAG
- the murC gene encoding UDP-N-acetylmuramate--L-alanine ligase codes for MTDLPEAVSPPGVAAASSIRPSRPDFQSLHYHLMGAGGIGMSAFARLLSAQGHRVSGCDEHASELTARLAQEGIPVAPGHAASHVTDPPFGAPFGPIDVLVASEAIPKTHPELVAARASGVEIRPRMALLDALLRGGPSIGVIGTHGKTTTTSMIAVALAGAGLDPSAFVGGIVPEFGSNARVGAGPFVAEVDESDKGFAALGAGTAVFTNAEDDHVGGTQATYWETVEEQHAAFAQFVAQSGRVLLCADWPGLDELCLGARERLTYGQAEGADYRAANLRPDADGTTFTVTRRGEALAEARVALPGLHNVLNALAALAVVDLHGGDVPRAAAALAEFRGPGRRWQRIGELNGALVIDDYAHNATKVAAAVQAARQTGRRVRVVFQPHRYLRTQQSWPRLADALMDADEVLLLDIAAASETPIPGIHATLISDRMSAGGHTGVRYLPDRAEVLRVLRETAGPGDLIVTMGAGDVWTLSRDLVGPL; via the coding sequence ATGACTGACCTCCCTGAAGCTGTTTCCCCGCCCGGCGTGGCCGCGGCGTCTTCAATCCGTCCTTCCCGTCCCGATTTCCAGAGCCTGCACTATCACCTGATGGGGGCAGGCGGGATCGGCATGAGTGCCTTCGCGCGCCTGCTCTCGGCGCAGGGCCACCGCGTGAGCGGCTGCGATGAGCACGCTTCCGAGCTGACGGCCCGTCTGGCGCAGGAGGGCATCCCGGTGGCCCCGGGGCACGCGGCGTCGCACGTGACCGATCCGCCGTTCGGGGCGCCGTTCGGCCCGATCGACGTGCTCGTGGCCTCGGAAGCGATTCCAAAAACCCACCCGGAACTGGTGGCGGCCCGCGCGTCCGGCGTGGAGATCCGCCCGCGCATGGCCCTGCTGGACGCCCTCCTGCGCGGCGGGCCCAGCATCGGCGTGATCGGCACGCACGGCAAGACCACCACCACGAGCATGATCGCCGTGGCGCTGGCCGGCGCCGGGCTTGATCCCTCGGCGTTCGTGGGCGGCATCGTGCCGGAATTCGGCAGCAACGCCCGCGTGGGCGCGGGGCCGTTCGTGGCCGAGGTCGACGAGAGCGACAAGGGCTTCGCGGCACTGGGGGCGGGCACGGCCGTCTTCACGAACGCCGAGGACGATCACGTGGGCGGCACGCAGGCCACCTACTGGGAGACCGTCGAGGAGCAGCACGCGGCCTTCGCGCAGTTCGTGGCGCAGTCGGGCCGGGTGCTGCTGTGCGCCGACTGGCCCGGCCTGGACGAGCTGTGCCTGGGCGCCCGCGAACGCCTCACGTACGGGCAGGCCGAGGGCGCGGACTACCGCGCCGCGAACCTGCGCCCGGACGCGGACGGCACGACCTTCACGGTCACGCGCCGGGGCGAGGCGCTGGCCGAGGCGCGCGTGGCGCTGCCGGGCCTGCACAACGTCCTGAACGCACTGGCGGCGCTGGCGGTCGTGGACCTGCACGGCGGGGACGTGCCCCGCGCGGCGGCGGCCCTGGCCGAGTTCCGGGGACCCGGGCGGCGCTGGCAGCGCATCGGGGAACTGAACGGCGCGCTCGTCATCGACGACTACGCGCACAACGCCACGAAGGTCGCGGCGGCGGTACAGGCGGCCCGGCAGACCGGGCGGCGCGTGCGGGTGGTGTTCCAGCCCCACCGCTACCTCCGCACGCAGCAGTCCTGGCCGCGCCTCGCGGACGCGCTGATGGACGCCGACGAGGTGCTGCTGCTGGACATCGCGGCGGCCAGCGAGACGCCCATTCCCGGCATTCACGCCACGCTGATCAGCGACCGCATGAGTGCGGGCGGGCACACGGGCGTGCGTTACCTCCCGGACCGCGCCGAGGTGCTGCGCGTGCTGCGCGAGACCGCCGGGCCCGGCGACCTGATCGTCACGATGGGCGCCGGGGACGTATGGACCCTCTCGCGGGACCTGGTGGGGCCGCTGTGA
- a CDS encoding UDP-N-acetylmuramate dehydrogenase, translated as MTALLSRTGARVERLPLSRFTTLGVGGEAEVWFVESHEQLAEAMEQPYRILGGGSNLVIADEGVPERVIRLSGPLAERDLTPDPALSDDTWVVTGWVGGGVPLPGLIRQLQKLGLSGLEGTVGIPAQVGGAVWMNAGTRYGEMFDGLHTLEIVTPEGTRQVTPDDLNWGYRDSGIPRNHIVTRVRLRLRRAAPEEVLAKMDFADQARKGQPKMKTPGCAFKNPGGVSAGKLIDEAGLKGSRVGNALIAPEHANFIVNLGGASAADVHALLALIRDRVPVPMELEYELWPAPGNA; from the coding sequence GTGACCGCCCTGCTCAGCCGCACGGGCGCGCGCGTGGAGCGGCTGCCCCTGTCGCGCTTCACGACGCTGGGCGTGGGCGGCGAGGCCGAGGTGTGGTTCGTCGAGTCCCACGAGCAGCTCGCCGAGGCGATGGAGCAGCCCTACCGCATCCTGGGGGGCGGCAGCAACCTCGTGATCGCCGACGAGGGCGTGCCGGAACGCGTGATCCGCCTGAGCGGCCCGCTGGCCGAGCGTGACCTGACCCCGGACCCCGCCCTGAGTGACGACACCTGGGTCGTGACCGGCTGGGTGGGCGGCGGCGTGCCCCTGCCCGGGCTGATCCGGCAGCTCCAGAAGCTGGGCCTGAGCGGCCTGGAGGGCACCGTGGGCATTCCGGCGCAGGTGGGCGGCGCGGTGTGGATGAACGCCGGCACCCGCTACGGCGAGATGTTCGACGGGCTGCACACCCTGGAGATCGTCACGCCCGAGGGCACGCGGCAGGTCACGCCGGACGACCTGAACTGGGGCTACCGGGACAGCGGCATTCCGCGCAACCACATCGTGACCCGCGTGCGCCTGCGGCTGCGCCGCGCCGCGCCCGAAGAGGTGCTGGCGAAGATGGACTTCGCGGATCAGGCCCGCAAGGGCCAGCCGAAAATGAAGACGCCGGGCTGCGCGTTCAAGAATCCGGGCGGCGTGAGCGCCGGAAAACTGATCGACGAGGCCGGCCTGAAGGGCTCCCGCGTGGGCAACGCACTGATCGCGCCCGAGCACGCCAACTTCATCGTGAACCTGGGCGGGGCGAGCGCCGCAGACGTGCACGCGCTGCTGGCACTCATCCGTGACCGCGTCCCGGTACCGATGGAACTGGAGTACGAGCTCTGGCCTGCCCCGGGGAACGCGTGA
- a CDS encoding cell division protein FtsQ/DivIB gives MSGPPRPRNRRLDPPAPARGGPGDDPALGAAPDTPDPTAGLPDAAAPRRRSRRPLWAALAAALVVAAGVGAWFALPVNTVTVSGNARLSEARVRALAGLEGHFGWLYYGGWRARGLLESPWVQSAVVTRTFPDRVSIAVTERTPRARWQRRSGEVVALAADGTVLPAATGTAQLPLIRGWGPDRVPEALHLLDTLARYTVQSVTYTPSGVSVKLKTGSVWSGDLRALVKYAGSISMYPDRDIFIYPWGVSVQE, from the coding sequence GTGAGCGGCCCGCCCCGACCCCGCAACCGCCGGCTGGACCCGCCCGCGCCCGCCCGGGGCGGCCCGGGCGACGACCCGGCCCTAGGGGCCGCCCCCGACACACCCGACCCCACCGCCGGCCTTCCCGATGCCGCCGCGCCGCGCCGCCGCTCGCGCCGTCCCCTGTGGGCGGCCCTGGCGGCGGCGCTCGTGGTGGCGGCCGGGGTGGGCGCCTGGTTCGCGCTGCCGGTCAACACCGTGACCGTCAGCGGCAACGCCCGGCTCAGCGAGGCCCGGGTCAGGGCGCTGGCGGGCCTGGAGGGTCACTTCGGCTGGCTGTACTACGGCGGCTGGCGGGCGCGGGGCCTGCTGGAGAGCCCCTGGGTGCAGTCGGCGGTGGTCACCCGCACCTTCCCGGACCGCGTATCGATCGCAGTCACCGAGCGGACGCCGCGCGCCCGCTGGCAGCGCCGCAGCGGCGAAGTGGTGGCGCTCGCGGCCGACGGGACGGTGCTCCCGGCCGCGACCGGGACGGCGCAGCTGCCGCTCATCCGCGGCTGGGGCCCGGACCGGGTGCCGGAAGCCCTGCACCTGCTCGACACGCTGGCCCGCTACACTGTGCAGTCGGTCACGTACACCCCGTCCGGGGTGAGCGTGAAACTCAAAACCGGTTCAGTCTGGAGTGGCGACCTGCGCGCCCTTGTGAAGTATGCTGGGAGCATCAGCATGTATCCAGACCGTGACATTTTTATTTACCCCTGGGGGGTGAGCGTCCAGGAATGA